TAGTATTAATGCCTAATAATCCTCGCTCTGGCGGCATCTCTAGACGCATTGAAGGGGACGAGCGTGATGAGTTACGGGAAACCTTAAATGCACTCACGTTACCTGAAGATATGGGACTTATTATTCGCACTGCAGGCGTTGGAAAAAGCCAAGAAGAGCTACAAGATGATTTGGACATGTTGTGCAACCAGTGGCAAGCAATCAAACAAGCTTACACATCAGAACTAGCCCCTTGTTTGATTCATCAAGAAGGCGATGTCATTATTCGCTCCATACGTGATAATTTACGTAAGTCCATTAGTGAAATTATTATTGATGATCAAATTTCCTATATTAAAGCCAAGCAATATATCGAACGAGTAAAGCCTGAGTTTTTACCTAATTTGAAGCTCTATAATAGTAGCATCCCTCTATTTAATTTTTATCAAATTGAAAGTCAAATAGAAACAGCATATCAACGACAAGTGATGTTGCCCTCTGGCGGAGCACTAGTTATAGACAGAACCGAAGCTCTAGTATCAATTGACATCAACTCTGCAAAAGCAACAGGTGGTTCAGATATTGAAGCCACGGCCTTAAATACTAACCTGGAAGCGGCGGATGAAATTGCACGTCAATTACGTTTACGTGATTTGGGCGGATTAGTCGTTATCGATTTTATCGATATGAGTTCTAGCAAAAACCAACGTGATGTTGAAAATCGCTTGAAAGAAGCCTTACAAGCAGATAGAGCAAGAATACAAGTAGGCCGTATTTCGCGTTTTGGCCTCTTAGAAATGTCTCGCCAACGTTTAAGATTGTCCCTTGGTGAAACAGCTCAGGAAATTTGTCCTCGTTGTGAAGGACGAGGAACAGTGCGTAACATTCAGTCTCATGGCTTATCAATTACGCGCCTTATTGAAGAAGAAGCCCTTAAAGAGAAGACCGCTGAAATACAAGTACAACTTCCAGCAGAAATGGCTACTTTCATCATGAATGAAAAACGCAATTTCATAAGAGACATTGAAAAAAGACATGATGTTAGCGTTATTATCATTGCTAATCCTTATCTGCAATCGCCTCAATACACTATTACTCGTTTGAAAGAGGATAATGTAGGAAAATCGAAGAAACCAAGTTATACCTTAATTCAGCAACCAGAACCTCACGTAGTCAGTAGCAACCCGCAAGACGTACCGCATGATGAGCCAGCAGTAAAACAATTTGTTGAACACACTACTGTAAAACATCCATCAACCAGTTTTATCAAACGTTTATGGACTAGCTTATTTGGTGGGCATGCTGCATCCTCTACTCAGGAACAGTCTAAAAAACAACAACACCGAGCGCCTGGAGCATCAAAAACAACATCTCGAAGTTCTAACGACAGACGAGGTCAAAGTAATCCAAATCGCAGACGTCGATCTGGCGGAAATCAACAGCGTACTAGTGGTGGCACTACGTCTAATCCCAATCAACAACGAAGAAAACCTGCTTCCAATCAACAAGCCCAAGGTGGACAGCAAGGAAATCGATCCGCTGCAGCTAAGAATGAAGGCAATAGAAAAAAAGAAGCTTCATTAGCTAGAGAACCGACAGAAAAGTAGTTTTGTCATTATCTGCAGAGTAACAATACCCCCCGGGGACACGAAGTGAAACCCGGGGGTTAATTCCACTAGACTTCTTACGAACAACAACACCTCTGACCATCCTGAATAAGGTCTATGCTTGAATAGCCATAGTTATCCTCACACTACTAGGAACATCGGGAATATTTTTTGTTGCATAAAACCCTCTACAACTCAACAATTTGGATACTGGTTCTGTAAGTCTTGATTTCTTAGCCAATATGGATGCAGGCTCTTCATCTGTGGATTTTCTGGATAACTCATGTTACGCACATGAACTTGCAGTTTGAATAAAAGGCATTAGAATTCCGCCCTTAATTTTAGGGAGGGAATTAAATGAATATGCTTGATCTATATAGTGATTATCTGATTTTTCAAAACAAATACGCAACAGCTACCGGGTTGTCTGATTTGGTTGATGGCGCATTTACTCATGACAAGGTGACGAGGTTTCTTCGTTTTGAGGATTTTGGTTCAAAATCACTTTGGGGTTATATAAAAAAGGCAGTTAGGTCGCAAGAAACGGTTGGTGGTGTATTGATACTGGATGATTCCATCGAAGAGAAACCATACACTGATGAGAATGCAATTAATTGCTGGCATTACTCTCATGCCAAAGGGACGGTTCTCAAAGGGATAAACATCCTGTCGTGCATGGTCCGTTATGAGGACTTCAGTGTACCGGTAGGATATGAGGTGATTAAAAAAGATGTCGCCTATTGTGATATTAAAACCAGACAAATGAGAAGAAAGTCATCAGTGACTAAAAATCAATTATTTCAAAACCTGATTGCCCAGGCGATTAGCAATAAGGTGATGTTTGATTATGTGCTAGCTGACAACTGGTTTGGCTCGAAGGCCAATATGGTTCGCATCCATAAAGACCTTCAAAAATTGTTTATCATTGGGATCAAGTCTAACCGAACATTAGCCTTAACTGAAAACGATGCCAAAAACGAACGGTACCAACAAGTAAGAGCATTAGAACTTGAAGAGGATATAGCCCACACAGTCTGGCTTAGAGGCCTAGACTTCCCGGTGAGGCTCCTGAAAAAAGTGTTCAAAAACGAAAATGGTTCAACAGGAAATCTCTATCTTGTTTCTAATGACATGCTAAGTAGTGCCGAACGTCTTTATGAAGTGTACCAGAAACGGTGGCGGATTGAAGAGTATCACAAATCAATTAAGCAAAATGCAAGCTTAACCAAATCTCCAACTCGAACCGTCAAAACTCAGTGTAATCATATTTATGCTTCAATAATTGCTTACTGCAAGCTGGAACTGTTAAAGATAAAAACTCATTTAAATCACTTCGCCATTAAGTACAAACTTATTGTTAGAGCAAACCAGATGGCTTGGCAGGAGCTTAGAAATATAGCTGCTTAAAATGGTTCGTGCGTAACATGAGTTATTATTACAAATTTGAAATTGGTTTTCTTCATGAAAAAAGTCAAAGAAAAACATCAGCCCGTCCCCGAACCAACTACAACAGGTGAACCAAAAATCTCTTCAGCTGCACTAACATTACAACTATTGAACAAAGAAAAAGAGAAAAACAAAGAGGCAGAAAAAAAAGAGTCTGCTGCTGAAGCAGCAAAAGTACGCTGTAAGACTTGCTTTAAAGAAATCGCACCTAAGCGCCTTTGTTCCGGACATGGAGGTGGTGGTGGCGGAGGTGATAGTGCCACCTCTGGTAAGACATCTGAGGAAAAAGCGAGTCCTGGTGAAGATAAGTCTCTAACTAAACCACGCAAAGTAGTTGAGACCACAGATGAAATGATAGGCGAGTTTGGTTCAGAAGAACTTGATTCAAAGTCTAGTTTTGACCCAGAAATAATTGCGGAGTTGATAGCCAAAGGACTATTACTGGTTGATAGTGATCGCGAATCAATGACCCTTACCATTAAATTGCTTTGTGAGCCTAATGTATTAACTCAAGAACAAAGAGAAGAATTAAAAAAATTCATGGAAGCGATTATAAAAGAATTTAATGAGTTTAAAGAAGAAAATCATCTTCCCGATGATTGTATGAAAATGATTCAAGATGAGAAAGGAAACATACTTTCTCTTCGTATTACCATGCCCACATTAGCCTTATACGATGCATTTATCCAACGGCTAGCAAATAATTTAGTGCCCATACCCAGTCCGAAAGCACAAGAAAAGGATGAAGTCAGGAAAGATCAAAGTCTTGCTCCAAATCCACTTTCGATGGAACCCAAGCCTTCTAATAAAGATAAACCCTCTAAACGAGAAGAAATTGAGCCTAATAAGGATATAGAACCTAAAAAGGCAAAGGAAGAGGAACAAAAAATCTTTAACCCATCTCCCTTCAATATGAAACCTTGGTAAAATGAGTGTGAATAAAAGTAAGACAATTTTTCATTCGCACTCATTAAAAATTATGGATCCAAGAAAAAATAACATAGAATCCTTTCATAAAAACCTCACTTATGTCCAAGCAGATACAGCGATGCAATTACAACTTAAATTATTCAAACACCTGTGATATCAAGTGGATGACTTGTTTTTCTCAGAATCTTTAAATATTGCTTCTGCTCTTTTTTGCTGTTCAAGAAGTTTGCAGTAATGTTCTCGCGTAGAAGCATCGCTAGCATTTTGGCACAGCCGTTTAAACGTTTCTATGCTCTTACTTTCTTGAGCTTGACCTGCAAAAATCACCATCGGAAAACACAATAAAATAAAAATCAATTTTTTCACAACCACATCCTTAATAAATAAAACAATATTCCAGATAGGTTCCTATAGGGAACCGATCTTGGTTCAGACTAATACAATGGCTTCATCAATACAACTTTTCTCCTCGTTTTTTCATCACTATGTGATTCCGAATTTATTCGAGGTGATGCAAATGATGGAGCACATATTCAAACAATACTTATAGACAATCCAACCCTCAGTTAACAGTGCACCGACATCTGATCAGGAAGCAGTGGAACTGTTGAAAAAAGCGGGGTTCCAAAAATCCAACCGTGAATTTGAGCATATTGAAATTATTGACATTATTTGCAATGAACAGCTCGCTATGCGCTGGAGACCATTTACACCGACTCATCATTTTTCAGCAACTTCTAACTTTGAAAACTCCCGCTTATGGAATTGGCCGAGACGATCATGTGAATCCTTATTTTATCCTATGACCAAAGGAATTCCATGTGAAGCCTTCCCTTTAAATTTAAAAAAAGCAAATGATCTTAATGAGCTGCAAACTTCTATAAAGGAAATAGCTAAGTTTGAGGATCAAAAATAATTATTTGAATTCAAGTATTAAACACAATAAATAACTACCGTATATTTTAGGGTTGATATTTTGAAATAAATTCAACATATTATTTCTAATTGAGCAATCGGGCTGCACGCGATTGCCCAAAATAATCATATAAACCCTTCCTATACAAGTTAAGATGAGGTAGCGTTATACTTGAGGGTTCTTCAAACGGAGTCTTAAAACTCCATGTCTACTTCGTGATTTATTTTTATAGATGGGGATTTACTTGGAGTAAATGAGCCAGTTTTTTCTAATGCCTGATTACTTCTATTATATGCAGCAACTAGTTGATTTATGTTCCTGCTATTGTCAACGATTTCGGTGTTTTCTCTAATAGAAGTGATTTGGGAATCATTTAGTTTCATTGACTTCATTTGTGCGATATTGACAATTTTTTCAGGGATTGTCATTGGTTTAACAATCGTTGATGACGTAATTCCAATATCCTTGCTTATCAGTTGTTTTTGGACTTCTGAAATCCCTTTACTCAAATGAATATCGTTCCAGTCCGTTTTTACTTTTTCTTGTAACTTATTAGGGAATACTGCCCTAGCGTTTAGATTATTTTCTTTATAGGCGTCGATTGTTTTTTCAACGGCTTGTAGTGATTTAGCGAAATTTCCATCGTTATCACCCGCAATAATAATTTCTTTTGCAGTGAATTTTTTGATGATTGGAATTAAATTTTTCATATTTGAAACGCCAAAGGAACAGAGTACGGTGGCTTTACTGTCCGCAAGGGCGATTGATGCGCCTGTTTCAAATCCTTCGGCGACATAAAGGAGGGATCCTTGCATTCCTTTTTGAATAATTCCGCAACTGCCCTCCATGATTCCTTTTGATAACTTTGGCTTTTCCATGAATTTATTTTTACTGGCCGTCCTGCTATCCAAGTAAATTCTTTGAACTCCTGTTATTTCATTTTTTTCATTCCGTGCAGGAATGATTAAGGCTGGAATTTTGTTGATTTTATCTGCCAGAACTCCATCCTCATTGCAACTCCTCCATTGGGAGCCTGCTGGCCAAAAACGTACATCTAATTTATCAATAGCATCGATTCCACGATGTTGTTTTAAATATTTTTCAGCTAATGTCCCTTTTGCCTGAACAGAGCTATCCCAGATGCTTTTTGCTGAAATAATTTTGTTTCGCCTTTCCGTGTCGATAGATTTTTGTAATTCTAGTTGATTAACTTTGGATGGCATTATTTTATTAAAAGGCTCATCCAATTGATGTATCCCTGCCAAAGTGGCTGTTTGAGAGAGTGCTTCTTTAAAGGACAAATTATCTCTTTTCATAATCGCTTGAATTGGGGCGCCTCCCACCCCGTCACTAAAGTCATGCCACAACCCTTTGTCTTTACCTTTCAAGCTTACAATCAGGCCGCCATCGTAGCGTAATTCCCTAGAATTCTTTGTTTTTGGCTCACCCCAAATTGCTGTATAGGTGTTTTCAGGATTTACCATTAGGGATTCATTAATGATTCTGGCATCCAAAAATTGGGATGATTTTTGTAATTTCTGTAAGACTGGGTTGACTGATTGGTCTGATTTTTGGGCGATTATTTCCGGTTTAAAATCATAGAGAGTTTCTAGGTCTTTATTAATTGCTTTTACCGATACCACATTTAACGGGTATTCTTGTAAGGCCAGCTGATATCCATTCCCTTGTTCAATCTGATTGATATGAGAGCAAAGAGATGACCAGTTCTTTTTCCAGGCTGATACTGCTTTTACAGAATCAGCGTTTGTAATACTGACGTATTGGGTGGACAGTGTGTGCATGACCTCATTGAGATCCTTTATTTCCCGCAGTTTTATTTGATGGTTGCCCGCTTGCGTTAATAGTTTTTCTTTGTTGCCTTTTTCATAAGACAAAATTAAATCAAGAAACGGTGAGTCTTTCAGTTGGTGAGCTAGGTAATCGCGTTTGGAGGAATGAGTGATTGCTTCTGAAATCAGCTTGTTATTTTGCAAGTTCCCATTTGCCTTATTACAATGCACCTGCTGCCAGTGCCTGTAAGCCTGAGTGCTAGCCATTTTGTAACTCAGAAAGTATCGATAGTCTTTTTTCTCAGCAGAAGATAGGTTGCTTAATCGTTCCAGCCGGTCCGTAACTCGCAGATATTTACTAATAATTTTCGTATCAAGATGTGATTCTTTAATAAAGGGATAATGTCCCTTGATGTCGTTTTTAATCTCATTAATGGCTGCGAGACGGGTTTTGAAATTTCCTTTGCTTGCCATAAATTGTTTTATGTTTTCACTATACTGGTGCTTTTCTTTTTGCGCAGTTAGCTTTGCCAAATCCAATTTGAAATAGGCCGCTATTTCAGGAGTGCCCTTGTTTTGCATTAACTCATGAGCAAGCGCATTACGAGAAGTTAATAATTCGATGGATTTGAGATTAACACTATTTGCAGTACCTTTTTCTGCTTCTTTAAGACTTGCTGACCAACTTTCTCTAAGTTCTAACTGTAGTGTTTTATAAGCTTTAAAGTTATCAAATGCTAATCTTCCCTCAGCATTTAATCCATTACGAAACAAGCGGTCAGCATGAAATCGCGCATCGTTATTAATGGACATCCATAATGTTTCAGGTTTTTGTTTCAGTTCTTTGGCATGGGTTAAGACAAAAGCGTGAGATGATTTGGCTTCTCTTTTAATTTGAGCTGCGAGTTTTTCTTTCTCTTCACCGTGGGCATTTAAATACAGAGAAACATTGGTTCGAATCAAATCCCTTGTTGCGTGCTTGCCAAGTGATTCCAGTCGACTTTGAGCTTTTTTTATTTCCTTGCCATATTCATGCTGCGGCAATCCGATCCGATTCAGCTCACCAATGGAAAAATGCTGCAAATAGGGTTTGTAATGTTCAAGATCCTTACTTATTAAAAAAGCTAGTGAATTTCGTTTGGCCGTAAGTTGTTGTAGATCTCTTTTATTCTGGTTTGAAATATCATTCTCAATGCCCTGTTCAAGCTCATGGGCTTTGATATGCTGGCTTCGTTTGAGAATTTGTTGGTTCAAAGCTACGTAGTGTCTGACCGTTGAAAAGTGCTGACGTTCTGATACTGGCAGTGAGTGAAACAACTTTGAAGTTTGAAAGCGCAAGGCTTCACGTCGATATGTACTGACACTAAAGCCCAGACGCTCTTTGGCAAGGCGATAGAGTTTTTGGTCATTTACAATGGTATAAGCTAATTTGGCGGCTTTTCGTTCTTGCCCTTGTTGTTTGCATTGAAGATAGGACTCTACTGTATGTTCCAGATCTTTCCAGCCTTGTTCTTTAGATAATTTTTTTTCAATGGCATTTTGTAAGGCAAAACTATTTTTGTGATCTTTAAAGCGCGTCTCATGGGCTTTCAGGGTAGCTGAGCCAACCATATCCATTGAGGAATACTTATCACTATCATTGGTAGTAATAGCTTTGACCAAATGCTCTTTGTCATCGGTGACCACTATCATTTCACAAATACCCCGTGTTGTTTCCACGTAATAATTTTGTATTGTGGATGCAAAACGATTGAAGCTTTCAATAAGTCCAAGACCTCTTTTTTTATCTTTTCCCTGCGTGGCATAGGTTGTGAGTACATAGCCATGGTCAATATGGCGTAATTCTTTTGCTTGATGTTGTAAGTGAAGAG
This Legionella fallonii LLAP-10 DNA region includes the following protein-coding sequences:
- a CDS encoding Rne/Rng family ribonuclease, whose product is MEKMLINAMQTEEVRVALIKNNHLFDLDIECPGEIKKKGNIYKAIVTRREPSLDAVFVEYGSKRQGFLPLKEIAPEYLSKNPDDFGDDKPPITALIREGQELLVQVDKEERGNKGAALTTFITLAGCYLVLMPNNPRSGGISRRIEGDERDELRETLNALTLPEDMGLIIRTAGVGKSQEELQDDLDMLCNQWQAIKQAYTSELAPCLIHQEGDVIIRSIRDNLRKSISEIIIDDQISYIKAKQYIERVKPEFLPNLKLYNSSIPLFNFYQIESQIETAYQRQVMLPSGGALVIDRTEALVSIDINSAKATGGSDIEATALNTNLEAADEIARQLRLRDLGGLVVIDFIDMSSSKNQRDVENRLKEALQADRARIQVGRISRFGLLEMSRQRLRLSLGETAQEICPRCEGRGTVRNIQSHGLSITRLIEEEALKEKTAEIQVQLPAEMATFIMNEKRNFIRDIEKRHDVSVIIIANPYLQSPQYTITRLKEDNVGKSKKPSYTLIQQPEPHVVSSNPQDVPHDEPAVKQFVEHTTVKHPSTSFIKRLWTSLFGGHAASSTQEQSKKQQHRAPGASKTTSRSSNDRRGQSNPNRRRRSGGNQQRTSGGTTSNPNQQRRKPASNQQAQGGQQGNRSAAAKNEGNRKKEASLAREPTEK
- a CDS encoding IS701 family transposase, whose translation is MNMLDLYSDYLIFQNKYATATGLSDLVDGAFTHDKVTRFLRFEDFGSKSLWGYIKKAVRSQETVGGVLILDDSIEEKPYTDENAINCWHYSHAKGTVLKGINILSCMVRYEDFSVPVGYEVIKKDVAYCDIKTRQMRRKSSVTKNQLFQNLIAQAISNKVMFDYVLADNWFGSKANMVRIHKDLQKLFIIGIKSNRTLALTENDAKNERYQQVRALELEEDIAHTVWLRGLDFPVRLLKKVFKNENGSTGNLYLVSNDMLSSAERLYEVYQKRWRIEEYHKSIKQNASLTKSPTRTVKTQCNHIYASIIAYCKLELLKIKTHLNHFAIKYKLIVRANQMAWQELRNIAA
- the traI gene encoding conjugative transfer relaxase/helicase TraI: MLSLQPLDSADGAASYYLDVVNYYENDSKSVRWLGDGAKILGIHGQTVEKEQMLALLKGTLPDGTQLGRIDKDGVHHRPGFDMTLTAPKSFSILLESGADPRLGEVFDKAVEWFVEEMEKEFAQARQLVDGKIEYIDTKNLVIAAFRQPSSRANDPNSHTHLVVQNMTHCPDGKWRSLASDMDSQKGVVEQIMKHHIYGGLKFRNKLANLTKELGYQLVSDGDGLWEIQGAPEQVLTHFSKRRESIEALLDEKGWSGAKASSIAAQKTKLDKEIIDYDQWKEDIIKECQEMGFDPHQLVASSYKPQQNLFQTLKENIIERFYGKDNIEMNHARESVYVAIESISQQQAVFEERELKKEALKYVIASNKIIDETLINKAIAENIADQNLYTAKHPFTQKPLLTTPWQLTLESEAIQRIENGKGAVSAICSKQKVNDFIKAKEQEMAFALSPSQKKAMTTFLTSTDRFIAIQGYAGTGKTTMLRLTRELASLQGYELRGITAGSAAANELRHKGGLNASTFARELGRLQNQKQDLSKTIFVVDEASMLSNPQGHKIIKLAEQFNTQLKIIGDKAQLPAPSSGKLFSVIQDYGIKTVAMTDNLRQKDMELKESAIHAGRGEIYDAVEKLTFVKTADTYLKRVDYLASKWLSFTPEKRQNTLCFAPTHKNRQDITLILRNTLIKEGALTGQEHLQPILKERNLTSIKLRNAAYYSQNDIIRFNNTNPRYNIKAGDYLTVGLVTNAHKKNNTLSLNRENGQTITFKLSSLPEFKTENKDLERPVEIYRQEMLSIMAGDQIQWKRNSEDKGIRNSELATIKEITKEAIIITTEDNQTLHLQHQAKELRHIDHGYVLTTYATQGKDKKRGLGLIESFNRFASTIQNYYVETTRGICEMIVVTDDKEHLVKAITTNDSDKYSSMDMVGSATLKAHETRFKDHKNSFALQNAIEKKLSKEQGWKDLEHTVESYLQCKQQGQERKAAKLAYTIVNDQKLYRLAKERLGFSVSTYRREALRFQTSKLFHSLPVSERQHFSTVRHYVALNQQILKRSQHIKAHELEQGIENDISNQNKRDLQQLTAKRNSLAFLISKDLEHYKPYLQHFSIGELNRIGLPQHEYGKEIKKAQSRLESLGKHATRDLIRTNVSLYLNAHGEEKEKLAAQIKREAKSSHAFVLTHAKELKQKPETLWMSINNDARFHADRLFRNGLNAEGRLAFDNFKAYKTLQLELRESWSASLKEAEKGTANSVNLKSIELLTSRNALAHELMQNKGTPEIAAYFKLDLAKLTAQKEKHQYSENIKQFMASKGNFKTRLAAINEIKNDIKGHYPFIKESHLDTKIISKYLRVTDRLERLSNLSSAEKKDYRYFLSYKMASTQAYRHWQQVHCNKANGNLQNNKLISEAITHSSKRDYLAHQLKDSPFLDLILSYEKGNKEKLLTQAGNHQIKLREIKDLNEVMHTLSTQYVSITNADSVKAVSAWKKNWSSLCSHINQIEQGNGYQLALQEYPLNVVSVKAINKDLETLYDFKPEIIAQKSDQSVNPVLQKLQKSSQFLDARIINESLMVNPENTYTAIWGEPKTKNSRELRYDGGLIVSLKGKDKGLWHDFSDGVGGAPIQAIMKRDNLSFKEALSQTATLAGIHQLDEPFNKIMPSKVNQLELQKSIDTERRNKIISAKSIWDSSVQAKGTLAEKYLKQHRGIDAIDKLDVRFWPAGSQWRSCNEDGVLADKINKIPALIIPARNEKNEITGVQRIYLDSRTASKNKFMEKPKLSKGIMEGSCGIIQKGMQGSLLYVAEGFETGASIALADSKATVLCSFGVSNMKNLIPIIKKFTAKEIIIAGDNDGNFAKSLQAVEKTIDAYKENNLNARAVFPNKLQEKVKTDWNDIHLSKGISEVQKQLISKDIGITSSTIVKPMTIPEKIVNIAQMKSMKLNDSQITSIRENTEIVDNSRNINQLVAAYNRSNQALEKTGSFTPSKSPSIKINHEVDMEF